AACCGCTGCTTCTTCTGCCCATCGGGTTCGGCGCCTTTTTGGCCAACCTGCCGCTGTCAAATGTGATCGGCCCTGATGGTCTGCTGACATTGATCTATAGCGTGGGCGTTTCCACCGAGGTACTGCCCACCATGATGTTCATGGTGATCGGGGCCCTGACCGATTTCGGCCCGCTGCTGGCCAATCCTTCCACTTTCCTGATGGGCGCCGCCGCCCAATTCGGGGTCTTTGCCGCGTTGTTGATAGCAACGGCGCTGGGATTCAACCTGGCGGAGGCCGGGGCTATCGGCATCATCGGCGGAGCCGACGGGCCGACCGCCATCTTCACCGCCAGCAAGCTGGCCCCGCACCTGCTGGGGCCGATAGCGGTGGCGGCCTACACCTATATGTCGCTGGTGCCGCTGATCCAGCCGCCCATCATGAGGCTGATGACCACCAAAAAGGAGCGGGCCACTGTGATGAAACAATTGCGGCCGGTCAGCAAGAGGGAGAGGATAATATTTCCCATCGCCATCTCCATCATCACTGCCCTGCTGCTACCCCAGGCCATCGCCCTGATCGGGAC
This is a stretch of genomic DNA from Candidatus Edwardsbacteria bacterium. It encodes these proteins:
- a CDS encoding sodium ion-translocating decarboxylase subunit beta yields the protein MNTIIHHLSLLVQMSGVANLTLGNVIMILVSLTLVYLAIFKGFEPLLLLPIGFGAFLANLPLSNVIGPDGLLTLIYSVGVSTEVLPTMMFMVIGALTDFGPLLANPSTFLMGAAAQFGVFAALLIATALGFNLAEAGAIGIIGGADGPTAIFTASKLAPHLLGPIAVAAYTYMSLVPLIQPPIMRLMTTKKERATVMKQLRPVSKRERIIFPIAISIITALLLPQAIALIGTMMLGNIIRESGVTERLSKTLQNEMCNIVTILLAASVGATMEAGNFLSLSTLKIVTLGLVAFSFSTFGGMLLGKLFYILSGGRVNPLIGSAGVSAVPMAARVSQVEGQRANKNNFLLMHAMGPNVAGVLGTAMAAGVLISLLK